The Sorghum bicolor cultivar BTx623 chromosome 6, Sorghum_bicolor_NCBIv3, whole genome shotgun sequence genome contains the following window.
CCATCACCACTCTTGGACGGGCCATATTCTGTCATTTCATCATCGGTatcaaccctcatcggcaactcttctgtcaACTAGTCACCACTTTTTCGCCTGCCGATCTACGCCTCATTAATTCCCAGATAcgcgtccaaagatacgtgtccaaaaacggtgtcaacacatgcccctaatttcggagtataaaattattaatgctccgaaattctcctcagtaatgatgtctttccgcaattactccCTCCTGAcagtaattaattaccaaatccaaacaaccttagccCGATTCTCCAACATGCTCCTTGAATCTCTCAACTTCTCGAACCGAATCTCCTAAATatacgttcatcggcaatatttcCGTTAGAGAGGATTGCCGatgagccgaccaggagatcttacatagtaagatatcttcaaaatcatgaccgcttgttgtcaaatcacctgcacaatcccttgattaccgtgcgaatagttaccatatccacctaaagaccctcagatttcacggatacggtaaagagataagtcagaattgcccctgctcactttaccctataaatacttccttccttgGCACTCTTCCTCCACCTTGTCATTCCACACCTTCCAAACATATCTCCCTGGCGGCGGCATCGTTGGAGAATTCAAGAACTCCGGTGAAGATCTTCCCCAACAATTCTTCGAGCCCTTGATCCCTTCCTCCCTTCAGGAAGAAATGGctatcaacttcgtcgttcctgaggtcaattctgcaccacctttcttctttttaccGTACTTTCGATTTTTTGCACGACTATTTACTTGGtgttttctctctttcttttctctgtTTTTCCAACATTCAAACCTTTAGGAATTAGTCAAGAAGATTGTcattcccaccgatcaaccccactttCAATGTCTCGGACCATTGGGTAATccggatcctaccgatctgatcaacgtggaaacaaataggatcccctttagagctgagaatttttctttagatctctGGAAAGACACTTTCCGATCCTGGCCTAgttctaccaagggatggaaggattggttcttaagaatcggcaactcaaacgaagtccaatggggtgaacgtaAATTAGActagtgcattaggctatctcTTGCGGATATGGAAAGAAACGAATCACTACGGATAGCAGCctcgtacttctggtcagacacccttaatgctttcttgtttggtcatggccctgattctcctacccttgccgctgtatttatgctcactggtctagaaATAGCAATTGCCGATGATAGCCACCTGTTCGATAGTAAGCCTGAACGTAAAGTAGAAACTCGtaacatcggcggctggtcagggtacatccagaagtaccggaaAACAGGACCAGTTGGACAAAGGGAGCATGTcatctttctgaacatgtggctagataaatttgtcTTCTGTGGCCAATTGGTAGGgccaacttctgtttatctatcggcagcagagaaactagccggtggtggtcgcttccctcttggccgatacttgataggctctgtttatcacctccttcatcaagtggcTGAGAAGATTCTgttaggccaacccatcggcaacttaggaggcccttggtggttcatcaacatgtggcttaatgttCACATGCACAAATGCCTTCGATtcgacctcttcgcacagcgaTTTCCCATAGATATCGTCGAAGATCATGAACTGGCCGATGAAGAATCAGCAACTCGCCCACCCCTGAACTACGGTGAGGCCACTATAGTCCTACCCGGCACTGGtggcaatgaagaccaggtcagccgattcttctagACTCTATATGATGGCCTTCCCAAagatcagcgggcatggatgccttatgaagatccagaaactAGATTCCCGGTCACTTTTCACCCTTTTGATGACGCTCTCAACAAAGACAAtgacctgatgatggcaatcatcactccaaGGGCCATCCCAGTGAATATTTTCGGTAGTGGGAAGAATACCAACcccacttatgaattttacaatccatcggcactagctcgtcaactagcttttgggCAGCTGCCGATTAGACTCTGTTATGCtgatgtggtgaagccaagggagactataaccagcggacttgagtggataagaatagctcagcttcagccaaatgccgatacgtcagACATTGATCTATCAGCATGGATCACaaccctcttcatcactcagatgtacaagcagtggtgggaagaatggaaggaacacTTGTTCAGTACATTGGCTCTGACATattgcggcatgatcgaccccaactaTAAGGTtcccgataacactgtaagtctttGACCGATTTCTTAACTCCTTTATCTCTTTTATTcttatcggtaacttacttgttttcaTTTTAATAGGTCGACAATCCAGCCCCGACAGTTAGCAGGAGTGGAagaccgatcgaactccttccatcaggtCCAGTCTCGCTGATCGGTCATAACGCACCGAGCTTAGCAGCCCTGGCGCATCGGAACGTGCGCTTCAAGAAGACGACCACCAGGCGGTCGAAGACTTCCCCATCGGTtgctgttgacggtggatataccatagaaatccacatacaaaacaccatcaacatgcctcggttgcaaggggaaatgacatgacatgaacatattttatccataactagttccacttgtactcttagcttgtttatgcaggaacaacaaattcaagacattatttgacaaagccaacatcagaatcatcaagaggagatcgaggggacaacaggtgacaccctaggcccacagggagggggtcgcccgacccctctttggtgggacccaggtgtgccacctactccaccgacataagggaccattgtggacactgctggtgggcccaggtggtcaggagtggggtcgcccgaccccacatgtaaggcggtttcagggtcggtggcctcccaccgaccttccccacatgtctcacgtgttggtttgcccctgccgttgatcaaatggcggttgtgaagtcggtttgatccaagggtggagaggcatgatcacacggatcgatgacgtggcggtggagtagcccctactccacctctccctataaatagaggctgatttcacccttccaaggcatgatgaattcaaggttcaagtatccaagctagatacaagtgagtagtagtagtagtagtctagtgtgggagttagagttgagtcgagcgaagctcggggtctccggagtcgtcttctggagagtctggtatagctcttgtatctTTTCTCCTGTAAGACTTGTTTTCTTAATATATTCTCTTTCTACTTTTCTAAGTATTACTTTGTGCAATATTATTCTTGCAATAGTATTGTAGTGTTCTATCTTGTCCTTTAGTAGTTACATATTAGATTGTGATCCTGTAACAAGCTCGTGGCTGTTTCCCATCGCCTTTAGCAAGGTGCTATAGTTGTTTGATCGCAGCTAGAGTAGTGAGAGTTAGCGTAAGCGCGGTGCTTAGGCTAGGTCTTGCCTTTGGGTGTCGCTGGCTCGGACGGAAAGTAGGGGCGCACTCCCTaggaggtgacagatcgtgggcggcattaggttctcctcacgtacgagctagttcttaaaagataaggcgtccataagcccaatagtcgctttcggtaaggggttaggtgaaaaaccttttaagcgtcttaccagctcggctatccctggcagccattagtaaggtatcaatctagtgtgtctctgctatttgattaagattagttcacgagagtagaattagatatccTAGGAACctgtactcactcgttgtcctcccacctagctactctactctagttatcttgtagttatcctttttgattatctctggatcatcatcatcccTTCCTTCACCTTTCGTTACCACCTCTCTGCACTAGTTGTAACTAAGTTGAGATAGGATCTCTTTTcttacaagcatttctagctattgctttcccttgggaaaatataaattacgataccttggaatactcccgggtgaagtgctacagcggtaccttctgtgcgcttgcggaattatccaatagttaaTAGAGTTACCATACcaggcatttctggcgccatcaccgatatccggtggttgcgttaagaagtgccaacaagcatttctggcgccgttgccggggaaagcaTAGCCTAGAAATCTTAGTAAGAACGAATccgaaaataaaatatgatcaaCTTAGTATCAATTAGTTGTAGGGGGGGTTTACCCCTTGCCTTTGTTTCTCTATATTGTGAAGCAGGGCATTGTATGAGTGAGTTCCAATTCAAGGCCACATTAGAAAATCCTGAGACATCCCGACAGAGTCCTAGACACCGTCTAGTAACTTATCGGAGATCCAGCTCATACTTGAATTCACTCAAGGAAGGAGGCTTAGCACCGACACTCTACCAGTCAATGGCTTCCTCATCAATCTCCGACTTCTCATCTCCATCAGTTGCCCATGTTACCATTGGACCGAGGGTGGAGGTCGAAGATGTCGACTTTGAGATTaagccatcacttatcactatggTGCAAGCAAGTACATTTAGTGGGAAGCCACATGAAGATGCAAATgcacatctccaacactttttgGAAGTGTGTAGCACTATTGCCATCAGAGGGGTAACGGCCGACGCCATCCGCCTTCGCCTATTCCCATTCTCATTGCTTGGGAAGGCAAAGCAATGGTTTTACGCTCAACCCGATGATGTCAACACCTGGAGAAGAtgtgccaatgcatttctcaagaaattCTTCCCAATGGGCAAGACATCTGCTCTGAGGGAAAAGATTTCAAGCTTCCAACAGAAGGCAGACGAGactattcccgaagcatgggaacgtctgcaggagtacattcaaGAGTGTCCACATCATGGAATTAAAGAGTGGCTCCTGattcaaggtttctaccatgggctGACTCCAGTAGCTCGTAGCCACCTTGATGCCGCCGCAAGAGGAGCGTTTACCTCCCTCAATGTCACTCAAGCTAAAACTCTCATTGAGAACATAGTGACAAATCAAACATGGAGAGAAGAACGCCCTCAACTCAAGAAGAGAAGCACGAAAACCATTGAAGAGGTAAATGAAATATCTCACAAGATAGAGTTCTTGTTGAAGAAGTTGGATGAACGAGCCAAGGTAAAGAAAGATCGAGAGGCCATCCAACAATACGCCACTGCACGTGCGAACCAACGGAGCAGGGTGCAAAATGCAAGCCATGAAGCTGTGCAATCCTTCAACAATGGACGACCAACTTCGCGCTTCCAGGgccaaggtaactctagtaactcTAACTGGCTTTCACTTAAAGAACTTGTCATTAATCAAGCTAAAATCAATGAAAGCATGAACAAAAGATTGTTAGCTAATGACAAGACTCTTGAATCATTAACTGCTAAAATGGATTCCCTTGTTTCTTCTGTTAAGGACCAATTAAACTTTAATAAAATTTTAGAGTCTCAAATAGCACAAATTGCTGCTACTGTTCCTTCTTCTGTAAAttcttgcaatatctttaatgtgaccacgagagggggtaagaccactcgtgatccaCCATATCCTGACATGAAAAAAAAGACTACAAGAAAAGATAAGGAAGTTGAGGAAGACAAGAAAGAAGCACCATCTAAGCAGGAAAACACCAAGTTCTATGGAAAGACAGCTCCGCACGAGTTCTACGACACCAACATTCTGCTGCCAtttccaagaacaaggaagccAACCACCGATGAACAATTCGGGAAGTTTGTTGAGGTAATTCGGCAATTATATGTCAATATTCCACTACTTGATGCAATGCAGGTTCCAACCTATGCCAAGTATTTGAGAGACATCCTCAACAACAAACGCCCGCTGCCTACAACTGAGGTGATTAAGCTAACAGAAGAATGCAGCGCGGCGATACTAAACCAACTAccagaaaagaagaaggaccctGGATGTCCTACCATCGACTGCTCCATTGGGACACATCACTTCGAGCATGCACTGTGCGACttgggagcaagtgtcagtgtcatGCCAAAGGTAATATTTGATAAACTAACCCATGCTGTTTTGTCCCCTACATCAATACATTTGCAGTTAGCGGATCAGTCAATTCGCCATCCTGCGGGGGTAGCTGAGAATATCCCCGTAAAGATACGCGGGTTCCTGGTCCCTGTGGATTTCGTGGTACTCGACATGGAGGTGGATGAAAAGACTCCACTTATCCTGGGAAGACCATTTCTCAGCACTGCTAATGCACATATTGACGTTGGAGCCGGAGAAATTCAATTTACAATCAATGGGGCCCAGGAGAAGTTCAACTTCAAACCAAAGGTAGTGCAATGCTCACTAATCTTGGCAGTGGATGTGGCAACCGTCACATTCATAACTAGGCCAAAGAAAAAGACCAATCCAACGCCAAGAGCAAAGAGCAAGAAAATATGGAAGAAGAAGGTAATACAACCGATGACACCTCCGAAGAAAATTTCTGTATCAACTCAAGGAGGAGGTCCTGTTCTAAGGACCTGAGGTAACAGCTCTTCCATCAAGGTAAGCCCACTGACCTTTAACTTTAAGTTACTTATtaaacttccttcttcttttccaacCCTTCTATCAACTTGAGTTAAGACAAGTaaagtaaaaataaaaactcaCTGAGCAAGGTGGACACCAGGTGGGGcccaaagtggggtcgcccgaccccactttggtggcCCCCACCTATCATCTCGTGTCCTTTGCCACTTCCTGTCATGACATGCTATGCTCCATTCAAGAAAACACCAAAACATTACCATGTCAACTCATGTAATCCCACTTGATCAACAAATTGAACCGTGCATGAGAATTCTCTAACTCTTTCATCTATTTTTCTTGCATGTGCTTGTTCTGTTACTCGTGTAGTGTGCCCAGCATTACTCAAGAGTGAGaggaggggtcggccgaccccatggTTGGCCCCACTTCCTCCCCTCCTCTGGTGTATGGCAGCACAAGTAATGTAGGGAGAGTGAGTATAGAAATAAAGACTCATAAACATCGACACTCACCCTAGGAGCTAGAGTTTCTAGTTCTCATCCCCTGCTTCCACTAAAACGTAAGTGAAATTAGGAGACACTGCTAACTTAACAAAAACCATCTTCTTCTTTCTAAAGTCACTTAAGCAACCCCTAGACAAATCACTCTTGCTAAGTATGGGAAAGATACTTGCTTAAAGCCTTAAGTAAATCAACATTTTGAGAAGCTCATCCCGTGAAGCATCTCATGAGCAAACATCCACCCATCTAGTCTTGTCTTGTTCCCTCCTTTCTCTTTCACCACATTCCAAGAAGAGATTCTTTGAGAAAACATCCAAAAGAAAGGAGAGAGTGAGTGGAGATGGGGAACCAGCCATGGCACACATTCATCATCAATCTGGTGAACAGCTAGCGCAAAGAGGAGGTGGtgatggggtcgcccgaccccctcccTGCAGCATTCCTTATTTCTTTCTTCCCATCCATCTTTCCTTGACACAAGGTGTTGGCCATTTGTGGTTTCGTGGAAaaagaggggtcggccgaccctgacaAAGTGCCCTCTGCACTTGTCCTCTCTTCCATCCACTCACTCATTCACTCACAACCATTTTCCTCTACTAGCAACTCAAGAAAATCATCAACACTCTTCCTTTCACTTTCCCTATTGCTCAAGTGTTCACCCGTCGAGAAATCAAGAGAGGTAATCAGCCGGTAAGAAGAGTTAAAATCTAAACTAACCTCTCTGGTGGAAGTGGTGTTCGTTATTTTCTTGATCTAGCATGAAGAATCCACTCAAGAACATAGGGAAGAAAGTGCGTGGAGCGTTTAGCGGAAGCTCATCAAGGCACTCCCATGGCACCATGAGTTCGGTAGAAGAGTACTCCTCTCATCAGGGACTTCCCTCTGAGACTCATGAGGAGCAAGAGCATGAGGCCATGCCACAGCAAACACCACTTAATGAAGAAGCAGCACCTCTACGGATGCAAGATATAGAGACCGGACTTTTGCTCACCGTAGAAGAAATGGAGAAGCTTAACCATCTACGCCACCGTGAATTCAAGCATACCAAGGTAATTGACCCTAAATTCCTCAAAGACACAGGTATGTATGAGGAATTCTTTGATGTCTTTGCTGCAATAGGATGGGGTGAATTTTGGGACTTTTCGGAACACCTAGGTAGCAAGATTCTCACTCTAGAATTTTTGAGCACCGTAAGGGTAACCAAAACAACCATTTACTTTCGCCTAAGAAACCACGATTATGATTTCACATGGGACCATCTAGCTGCATGTTTAGGCTTTATGAATTTTAAAACCAACGTAGAAGTTGCCACAAGGGGTTTTAATAGACAAGAATTTTGGCATGAAATAACTGGGGAGAATCTAATTGGAAAGACTTACCCACGTACTAGCCATATTTGCCATCCCACACTACGGTTCATGCACAAATGGATAGG
Protein-coding sequences here:
- the LOC110436453 gene encoding uncharacterized protein LOC110436453; translation: MKKKTTRKDKEVEEDKKEAPSKQENTKFYGKTAPHEFYDTNILLPFPRTRKPTTDEQFGKFVEVIRQLYVNIPLLDAMQVPTYAKYLRDILNNKRPLPTTEVIKLTEECSAAILNQLPEKKKDPGCPTIDCSIGTHHFEHALCDLGASVSVMPKVIFDKLTHAVLSPTSIHLQLADQSIRHPAGVAENIPVKIRGFLVPVDFVVLDMEVDEKTPLILGRPFLSTANAHIDVGAGEIQFTINGAQEKFNFKPKVVQCSLILAVDVATVTFITRPKKKTNPTPRAKSKKIWKKKVIQPMTPPKKISVSTQGGGPVLRT